The proteins below come from a single bacterium genomic window:
- a CDS encoding ASKHA domain-containing protein, whose translation MTEHSVTFLPQNVSVRVADGTSLLSAARDNGFLIDSPCGGRGTCGGCQVRFQGDSPPPSEEDRAQIGPERLDQGFRLACRLTVHSDLTVRLLHIGEIPRAKIALLEAEQAGVAPEGAPRKVLFSPVEPTLKNLLIPSAEALHAALPPHLGSRPLPLPVARAFVEAVGRELNAVTLLIDRDSLAGVERGDTTSQVLGAAVDIGSTTLALYLCDLTSGRLLASVGKANSQSAYGDDVMSRISYCFEKPDGLAQLSELIRRDLDGLARLACSRAGASPEHIYRWSLVGNTTMQHLFFGFDPLLLGRAPYLPLVNGAVEFSPAGCGLAASPFARGTFLPTVAGHVGADTVAVALAARLDTADQLTLAVDLGTNGEIVLADRGRLLCCSTAAGPAFEGARIHMGMRAESGALDSFRVNLSGGPEFHVIGEGLHARGICGSGLLDIVSELRRVGVIDATGRLLPRAELPSKVSPALSGRLGEDKLGRGWFLLDEHEDAAGHQRVLLTQKDVRELQLAAGAISSGIRLLLNAAGREPEQVQRVLLTGAFGNYMQPVSALGVGLVRGIPLTRLSAIGNAAGIGARFALLSAPELERACRIARRMEFVELASRPEWEETFTDSMFFPEPYPSGLLQH comes from the coding sequence ATGACGGAACATTCCGTTACTTTCCTGCCCCAGAATGTCAGCGTGCGGGTGGCTGATGGGACCAGCCTGCTGAGCGCCGCCCGCGACAACGGTTTCCTGATAGACTCACCCTGCGGCGGACGCGGCACCTGCGGCGGCTGCCAAGTGCGTTTCCAGGGCGACAGCCCGCCACCCTCGGAGGAGGACCGCGCCCAGATCGGCCCCGAGCGCCTGGACCAGGGTTTCCGCCTCGCCTGCCGCCTGACTGTCCACTCCGACCTGACCGTGCGCCTGTTGCACATCGGCGAGATACCGCGGGCCAAGATCGCCCTGCTCGAGGCCGAGCAGGCCGGGGTGGCCCCGGAGGGCGCGCCGCGCAAGGTGCTGTTCAGTCCGGTGGAGCCGACCCTGAAAAACCTGCTCATCCCCTCGGCCGAGGCCCTTCACGCCGCGCTCCCCCCCCACCTGGGGAGCCGTCCCCTGCCCCTGCCCGTGGCGCGCGCCTTTGTCGAGGCGGTGGGCCGTGAGCTGAACGCGGTGACCCTGCTGATCGACCGCGACAGCCTGGCCGGAGTGGAGCGCGGCGATACCACGAGCCAGGTCCTGGGCGCGGCGGTCGATATCGGCAGCACCACCCTGGCCCTCTACCTGTGCGACCTCACCAGCGGGCGTCTGCTGGCCTCGGTCGGCAAGGCCAACAGCCAGAGCGCCTACGGTGATGACGTGATGAGCCGGATCAGCTACTGCTTTGAGAAGCCGGACGGCCTGGCGCAGCTCAGCGAGCTGATCCGCCGCGACCTGGACGGCCTGGCCCGCCTGGCCTGCTCGCGCGCCGGCGCCTCGCCCGAGCATATCTACCGCTGGTCCCTGGTGGGCAACACCACCATGCAGCACCTGTTCTTCGGGTTCGACCCGCTGCTGCTGGGCCGCGCGCCCTACCTGCCCCTGGTGAACGGCGCTGTGGAGTTCAGCCCGGCCGGGTGCGGGCTCGCCGCCTCGCCGTTTGCCCGCGGGACATTCCTTCCCACCGTGGCCGGCCACGTGGGGGCCGACACCGTGGCCGTGGCCCTGGCCGCCCGCCTGGACACCGCCGACCAGCTCACCCTGGCCGTGGACCTGGGCACCAACGGTGAGATTGTCCTGGCCGACCGGGGACGGCTGCTCTGCTGCAGCACCGCCGCCGGCCCGGCGTTCGAGGGCGCGCGTATCCACATGGGCATGCGCGCCGAGAGCGGCGCCCTGGACAGTTTCCGGGTGAACCTGTCGGGCGGGCCGGAGTTCCATGTGATCGGCGAGGGCCTTCACGCCCGCGGAATCTGCGGCTCGGGCCTTCTGGACATAGTCTCCGAGCTGCGCCGCGTGGGGGTGATCGACGCCACGGGGCGTCTCCTGCCGCGCGCGGAGCTGCCGTCCAAGGTCAGCCCGGCTCTGTCCGGGCGCCTGGGCGAGGACAAGCTGGGACGGGGCTGGTTCCTGCTGGATGAGCACGAGGACGCCGCCGGACACCAGCGGGTGCTTCTGACCCAGAAAGACGTGCGCGAGCTTCAGCTTGCCGCCGGGGCCATCTCCAGCGGAATCCGCCTGTTGCTGAACGCGGCCGGACGCGAGCCGGAACAGGTGCAGAGAGTGCTCCTGACCGGGGCGTTCGGCAACTACATGCAGCCGGTCAGCGCCCTGGGAGTGGGACTGGTGCGCGGCATCCCCCTGACGCGCCTGAGCGCGATCGGCAACGCGGCCGGGATCGGGGCGCGCTTCGCCCTTCTGTCGGCCCCGGAGCTGGAGCGCGCCTGCCGCATCGCCCGGCGCATGGAGTTTGTCGAGCTGGCCTCT
- a CDS encoding corrinoid protein has protein sequence MSLIEEIRDSLVVGNAPKIKELCEKAIGENKNALDILNDGLVRGMEIVSEKWKCGEYYIPNVLIAARAMKAGMEIIKPKLVEGNYKAKAVAVAGTVKGDLHDIGKNLVVMMMEGAGFEVIDLGTDVAADKFVQAAKDKNADLILMSALLTTTMLSMKDVVKAVKDAGLTGKVKTMVGGAPVTQKFADEIGADGYSADGSSAVVKAKELLGIAA, from the coding sequence ATGTCGTTGATCGAGGAAATCCGTGATTCGCTTGTGGTCGGCAACGCCCCGAAGATCAAGGAATTGTGCGAGAAGGCCATCGGCGAGAACAAGAACGCCCTGGATATCCTGAACGACGGGCTGGTCAGAGGCATGGAGATTGTCTCCGAGAAATGGAAGTGCGGCGAGTACTACATCCCCAACGTCCTGATCGCCGCCCGGGCCATGAAAGCCGGGATGGAGATCATCAAGCCCAAGCTGGTCGAGGGCAACTACAAGGCCAAGGCCGTGGCCGTGGCCGGCACGGTCAAGGGCGACCTGCACGACATCGGCAAGAACCTGGTGGTGATGATGATGGAAGGCGCCGGGTTCGAGGTGATCGACCTGGGCACGGATGTGGCGGCCGACAAGTTCGTCCAGGCGGCCAAGGACAAGAACGCCGACCTGATCCTGATGAGCGCACTGCTGACCACCACCATGCTGTCGATGAAGGACGTGGTCAAGGCGGTCAAGGACGCCGGCCTGACCGGCAAGGTGAAAACCATGGTCGGCGGCGCCCCGGTGACCCAGAAATTCGCCGATGAGATCGGCGCGGACGGCTACTCGGCCGATGGCAGCAGCGCGGTGGTCAAGGCCAAGGAACTGCTCGGCATCGCCGCCTGA
- the aroF gene encoding 3-deoxy-7-phosphoheptulonate synthase, which translates to MLIVMDKSATEKQVGEVSDLIQALGLKAEVLPGSTRTAIGVMGNVGYVDADQVLLMPGVKEIIHVSKPYKLVSREWRPEDSVVQVGGVSLGGNSPFALIAGPCSVESEEQALTTAREVKRLGAGLFRGGIFKPRTTPYAFQGLGEAGAAILNRIRREVGIPVVTEILHVKNIELVASCCDMLQIGTRNMQNFDLLVEAARSGMPILLKRGMSARLEEWLLAAEYILDSGNPNVVLCERGIRTFETATRNTLDLNSVALARELSHLPLIVDPSHGTGRASLVAPLSLASRAVGACGLMIEVHPDPKRALSDGQQSLDFERFAALVAALKI; encoded by the coding sequence ATGCTGATCGTAATGGACAAGTCCGCCACCGAAAAACAGGTCGGGGAGGTTTCCGACCTCATTCAGGCCCTGGGCCTCAAGGCCGAGGTTCTGCCCGGCTCCACCCGCACCGCGATCGGCGTGATGGGCAACGTGGGATACGTGGATGCCGACCAGGTGCTCCTGATGCCGGGGGTCAAGGAGATCATCCACGTCTCGAAGCCCTACAAGCTGGTCAGCCGGGAGTGGCGCCCCGAGGACAGCGTGGTGCAGGTGGGCGGAGTGAGCCTGGGCGGGAACTCTCCTTTCGCTCTGATCGCCGGGCCGTGCAGCGTGGAGAGCGAGGAGCAGGCCTTGACCACCGCGCGCGAGGTCAAGCGCCTGGGGGCGGGCCTTTTCCGTGGCGGGATTTTCAAGCCACGCACCACACCCTACGCGTTCCAGGGCCTGGGCGAGGCCGGGGCGGCGATCCTCAACCGCATCCGGCGCGAGGTGGGAATCCCGGTGGTCACGGAGATCCTTCACGTGAAGAACATAGAGCTGGTGGCCTCCTGCTGCGACATGCTGCAGATCGGCACGCGCAACATGCAGAATTTCGACCTTCTGGTCGAGGCCGCCCGCAGCGGGATGCCGATCCTGCTCAAGCGCGGGATGAGCGCGCGTCTGGAGGAGTGGCTCCTGGCCGCGGAGTATATCCTGGACTCCGGCAACCCGAATGTCGTCCTCTGCGAGCGCGGTATCCGCACTTTCGAGACCGCCACGCGCAACACCCTGGACCTCAACTCCGTGGCTCTGGCCCGCGAGCTGAGCCACCTGCCGCTGATCGTGGACCCGAGCCACGGCACGGGACGGGCCTCGCTGGTGGCCCCCTTAAGCCTGGCCTCGCGCGCGGTCGGCGCCTGCGGCCTGATGATCGAGGTGCACCCCGACCCGAAACGGGCCCTGTCAGATGGCCAGCAGTCGCTGGATTTCGAGCGGTTCGCCGCCCTGGTCGCCGCGCTGAAGATTTGA
- a CDS encoding aspartate ammonia-lyase — MSYRVEKDSLGEVQVPEAMYYGVQTRRAVENFPVSGRTLPPEMTWATTAIKKAAAQVHADLGLLDKKVAGAIVAAADRVLTGELDSHFVVDVYQAGAGTSYHMNVNEVLANLAEESLGGKRGQYKLVSPNDQVNMGQSTNDVVPTSIRLACLKMEAPLVSAVGALARAFEGRAKAFEGIVTTGRTHLQDAVPVGLSQEFGGYAHTLFKVEKHLRSAFNRAGVLGIGGSAAGTGLNTHPEYVPRMIATLRELTGFDLSADPDLFAAMASLDVFVDISGRMKALAVELIRITNDLRLLASGPTSGLAEILLPALQPGSSIMPGKVNPVIPEMTAMVSFQVIGNDQCVTMAAQAGQLQLNVMLPVVAWNVLESARILTGACRLLAERCVAGLQADRERCRMYFEKSLGTATVLNPVLGYLNTAEIVKESAKTGRSLKEIILERGILTPAELEAALAPERITRPGILEKGKA, encoded by the coding sequence GTGTCCTACCGTGTGGAAAAAGACTCGCTGGGCGAGGTCCAGGTGCCGGAGGCCATGTACTACGGCGTGCAGACCCGGCGCGCGGTCGAGAATTTTCCGGTCAGCGGGCGGACCCTTCCGCCCGAGATGACCTGGGCCACCACCGCGATCAAGAAAGCCGCGGCCCAGGTGCACGCCGACCTGGGGCTGCTGGATAAAAAGGTGGCCGGGGCGATAGTGGCCGCCGCGGACCGGGTGCTCACGGGTGAGCTGGACAGCCATTTCGTGGTGGATGTCTACCAGGCCGGGGCCGGCACCAGCTACCACATGAATGTCAACGAGGTGCTGGCGAACCTGGCCGAGGAATCCCTGGGCGGCAAGCGCGGCCAGTACAAGCTGGTGAGCCCCAACGACCAGGTGAACATGGGCCAGTCCACCAATGATGTGGTCCCCACCTCGATCCGCCTGGCCTGTCTGAAAATGGAAGCCCCGCTGGTTTCGGCGGTGGGTGCGCTGGCGCGCGCTTTCGAGGGCCGGGCCAAAGCCTTCGAGGGCATCGTGACCACCGGCCGCACCCACCTTCAGGATGCCGTGCCGGTGGGGCTGAGCCAGGAGTTCGGCGGCTACGCCCACACCCTGTTCAAGGTCGAGAAGCACCTGAGAAGCGCGTTCAACCGGGCCGGGGTGCTGGGGATCGGCGGCTCGGCCGCGGGCACGGGCCTCAACACCCACCCCGAGTACGTGCCCCGCATGATAGCCACGCTGCGCGAGCTGACCGGGTTCGACCTCTCGGCCGACCCCGACCTGTTCGCCGCCATGGCCAGCCTGGATGTGTTCGTGGACATAAGCGGGCGGATGAAAGCCCTGGCCGTGGAGCTGATCCGGATCACCAACGACCTGCGGTTGCTCGCCAGCGGCCCCACCAGCGGCCTGGCCGAAATCCTCCTTCCCGCCCTGCAGCCGGGCAGCAGTATCATGCCGGGCAAGGTCAACCCGGTGATCCCGGAGATGACCGCCATGGTAAGTTTCCAGGTGATCGGCAACGACCAGTGCGTGACAATGGCGGCCCAGGCCGGCCAGCTCCAGCTCAACGTGATGCTGCCGGTGGTGGCCTGGAATGTCCTGGAGTCGGCGCGTATCCTCACCGGCGCCTGCCGTCTGCTGGCCGAGCGTTGCGTGGCGGGCCTCCAGGCCGACCGCGAGCGCTGCCGGATGTACTTCGAGAAGAGCCTGGGCACGGCCACGGTGCTGAACCCGGTGCTGGGCTACCTCAACACCGCGGAGATCGTGAAGGAGTCGGCCAAGACCGGACGCTCGCTGAAGGAAATCATCCTGGAGCGGGGCATCCTCACCCCGGCGGAGCTGGAGGCGGCCCTCGCCCCGGAGCGGATCACCCGTCCCGGCATCCTGGAGAAAGGCAAGGCCTGA